ATCGCGAGCAAGCCCCAGCGTTGCACGAGGATCAGCTCGTTCAGGATGTTCTGGTCGGACTTCAAACCCACGAAGAGGAAGAAGAGACCGAGCGAAATGAGGCCCGCGAAGAACGCCTCGCGCAGAGCCCGCGCCGTCAGATCCCCGCCGGCGTTCTCAAGTTTATTGGTCATGTTTGCCATGAAATTATACCTTCTCGACTTCCGGCCGGCCGAGAATGCCCGACGGCTTGAAAATCAGAACGATGGCCAGGATGGAGAATGTCGCAACATCTTTGTAGTCGATGCTGAAATAGGCCGACCAGAGCGACTCGATAAGGCCGATCAGAAGCCCGCCGAGCACAGCCCCCGGCAGAGATCCGATGCCGCCGAGAACGGCTGCCGTGAAGGCCTTGACGCCCGGAGTGAAACCGTCGGTGAAGACCACAACGCCATAATACATCAGATACATGGTACCTGCGACGGCCGCGAGTGCTGCCCCCATGACGAACGTCACGGAAATCGTGCGATCGACATCGACGCCGAGCAGAGCCGCCATCTTGCGATCCTGCTCCGTGGCACGCTGGGCGCGACCAAGTGGCGTCTTGTTGACGATGTACCAGAAGATCGTCAGCAGAACGGCCGTAACCACGATGATGATAATCTGTTTCAGCGAGATCGAGATGCCGAAGACGTCGTAAACCGAGGAAACCAGCGGGGGGATCGGCTTGTTGCGCGGACCCTGGGTTACCTGGATGAAGTTGGACAGCGCGATCGACACGCCGATGGCCGTGATCAGCGGCGCAAGACGGAACGAACCGCGCAAGGGCCGATAGGCAACCTTCTCGATGGTCCAGTTCCAGAGCGCCGCCGTCAGCATGGCAACGAGCATCATCACGAGAAGCGCAAGCACGACAGGAACGCCGGCGAAAAGGCTCGTCAATGCGAGAAACACGATCAGAGCAGCAAAGCCACCCAGCATGAAGATATCGCCGTGGGCGAAATTGATCATGCCGATAATGCCGTAAACCATTGTGTAACCAATGGCGATCATGCCGTAAATAGAGCCCAGAGTCAGCCCGTTCACGAGCTGCTGTACAAAGTACTGCATCAATTATCCCCCGGACCGGATCCCGTGATGGGTCTGGTCTCTTGTTCTTGTGGAGCCATTTAAGCCCCGGTGATTAAGAGGATTCCATAACGCTTTCGCTTGAAAAGTGAAGCCTAAAAGTGCGCCATCGACAGAATCTTCGCCAGATTTGATTAATTGGCGAATTTGAATCCAGAAAAATCAAAAAACGTGCACAAAAAGCTCGCCGATTGGGCATATCACCGAATGCTTGCGCGGATGGTCCGAAACGGCACAGCCGGGACTTTTGACCCGGCTGTGTTGTTAATCTTTGCAATGGCTTAGGTTACGAGCGCATGCGCGAACCATTGGCGTCGAAGAGCGGTTGGGACTGCAATCGGGCCGGCAAATCCTCGCCGAGAATTTCGATCGACCAGCCGTCAATTTCCTCGGCGACTTCTTTTGGTACATAGCCGATTGCTACCGAAACGCCGGATGCATGGGCATAACCGCCCGACGTTACCCAGCCGCAGACCTTGCCGTTCAGTGCAATCGGTTCGTCGCCGATGACATCGGCATCCTTGGCATCGACGACGAAGGTGCGCAGGCGAAGCGACCCGCCTTCGGCTTTTTCCTTCGCCGCTGCCGCCTTGCCGATGAAGTCGGTCTCCTTCGACAAAGCGACGAATCGCGAGAGTCCGGCCTCCAGCGGCCCATAGAGCGGCCGGAATTCCCGAGACCAACTGCCGAAGGACTTATCGAGACGAAGCGCGTTCAGCGCCCGAAGACCGAAGAGGCGAATGTCAAACTCCTTGCCCGCCTCCATGATCAGGTCGAACAGGTAGCGCTGATATTCCGGTTTCATCCAGATCTCGTACCCGAGATCGCCGGTATAGCTGACACGGCCGACGATGGCCGGCGCCATGCCAAGATCCATCCTGCGGATCGCCATGAAGGGGAAAGCAGCATCGGACATATCGAGATGGGTGAGCTTCTCGATCACGGCGCGGGAATTCGGCCCGGCAATCGACAGGCCGGCCAACCCGGCATTCAGCGCCGTGAGCGACACGCTGCCATCTTCAGGCAAATGGCTCTCGAACCAGCGCATGTGATAATCTTCGGCAATGCCGGAGCCGATCAACAAGAAGTCATTTTCGCCGAAACACGCGAGCGTGAAATCGCCGATCAGCTTGCCATCATCCTTGAGCATCGGCGCAAGCACCATGCGGCCGGGAGCCGGAATACGCGATGCCAGCAGCCGGTCGAGCCATGCGGCAGCCCCCTTGCCGGTGATGGTGTATTTCGCAAAGCCCGAGGTCTCCATAAGGCCGACGCTGTCGCGCACGGCCTTTGCTTCTGCGCCGACTGTCTCGAAGTCCGTCGAACGGCGCCAGGAGAAGGCATCCTCGACATCAGCCGGCGCAAACCACAGCGGCTGTTCCAGCCCGTAGGACGCGCCGAAGACGGCGCCTTCGGCCTTGAGCTTGTCGTAGATTGGGGTCGTCAGGAAGGGACGCGCACCCGGCAGTTCCTCGTTCGGGTAGCGGATCGAGAAGCGGCGGGAATAATTTTCGCGCACCTTGGCGTTGGTATAGCCGAGCGTGGCGAAATCGCCGTAGCGGCAGACATCCATGGCAAAGACGTCGAAGCCCGGATCGCCATGGATCATCCAGTTGGCAAGCGCCAGCCCGACGCCGCCGCCTTGGCTGAACCCGGCCATGACGGCGCAGGCCGACCAGAAATTGGTCATGCCGCGCACCGGCCCGACCAGCGGATTGCCATCCGGCGAGAAGGTGAAGGGACCGTTGATGATCTTCTTGATGCCGGCGTTGTTGAAGGCCGGGAAATGGCGAAAGCCGACTTCGAGTTCGCTCGAAATCCGCTCCAGGTCTTCCGCCAGCAGTTCATGGCCGAAATCCCACGGCGTCGTGATCGGCGACCACGGACGGCAGGCCTTTTCGTAGGTGCCCATCAGCATGCCGTTGCGCTCCTGGCGGATATAGATCTCGCCATCGAAATCGACGCAGTGCATCAGCTCCTTGCCGGAGGTCTCGTTGAACTCGATCACCTCCGGCATGTCCTCGGTGATGAGGTACATGTGCTCCATGGCGAGCACTGGCAGCTCGAGCCCGACCATGCGGCCGACCTCGCGCGCCCAGAGACCGCCGCAGTTGACGACATGCTCGGCGATGATCTCGCCCTTGTTGGTGATCACCCGCCAGCTGCCATCCTCGCGCTGCACGAGGTCTTCGACCTTGGTGTGCAGATAGATGTCCGCACCGTTCTTCTTGGCGGATTTCGCATAGGCATGCGTGGTGCCGTAGGGGTCAAGATGACCTTCATGCGGGTCGAACACGGCGCCGACAAACTGGTCGGGGTCGAGAAGCGGCATCATCTCATAGGCTTCGCGCGAGGAGATCAGGGTCGCCTCGCCGCCGGCATATTTTCCCTTGGCCAGCAGCGACTTCATCCAGTCGAAACGCTCGTTGGTGGCGGCAAGCATCAGGCCCGAAGTCATGTGCAGGCCGATGTCCTGGCCTGAATAATCCTCGATCTCCTTGTAAAGCTCGACCGTGTATTTCTGCAGCTTGGCGACGTTGGGGTCGCCGTTGATCGTGTGCATGCCGCCCGCGGCATGCCAGGTTGAGCCGGAGGTAAGTTCGGAGCGCTCGACCAGCACGACATCGGTCCAGCCGAACTTGGTGAGGTGATAGAGCACGGAACATCCAACGACGCCGCCGCCGATGACAACGACCCTTGCATGGCTCTTCATGATAGTCTCCGGTTTGTCGGGCAATGCCAAAGCAGGGCCACACATGGACGATTGGAACAGAGCCTATTTTGAAGCCTGTCGCTGATAAAGACGCAAGCGCGAAACCATCTTGCCGGTTTCCGCCATCCTATCGGATGCGACACGCAGAAATGCGCCATAAAACGGCGCATTCGATGCCATCACACGGGATCGGCGAGGCCACTGGAAAAACCATAAGACAGATCGAACTCCCGGCCCATCACCAGAAGGTCTTCGAACAGGGATTCGGTAAAGCTTCTGAACACCACGAGCTCGAATTCGTTCTCGCCGGAGCGGGCAAAATTCACAGCGACATGGCCGCAGCGCAGGTTGGCTGACTGCCCGACCGCGAAGGCCGAAGGATCGAGGTCGATCGCCACGCCCTTGGCAAGAATACGCCTCGCATTCGGCCCCGAGAGCCGGAGAAGCACCCTGCCCTCGCTCTGGTCGACGACATCGGCGATATCGGTCAGCAGGCCCGCAAGCCGGCGCTGCAGACTATCCGGCAGATCAGTATGCGAGAGTACCAGCCATTCTCCCGGTGCAACATTGCGCATCACCAGATCACCGGCAGGGGCAAAGCCCGCAATGACAGTGGCGTTATCCGTTTGGCGCGACAACACGGTCACGATCTCGACGGAACGCGGGATTTCCAGATGATCGACGGCGCGGATGGACGAGCCGGAGTCGACCTTGCTTTCGAGCGGATGGCGGGAAAGAAACGGCATCGCCTTACACCTTGAGCTTTGTGGATTCTGGATCGACGAAAACGGGGTCGCAGACCTCGGCAACCGTCTCCTCGTTCTTCAATCGATCCCAGACGACGATGCGTTCGCCATAACGCTCACGGCCGGATTTCAGGAAAGCGAGCGCGATGTCGTGACCCAGCGTCGGCGAAAAACCGGCGGAGCTGACGTAACCCTGGTCATTGATGGTTGAGGGTTTTGCACCTTCGCGCAGCAGATGCGCACCCGCCCGAATGGGCTCGTCCTTCTCGACCGGCTTCAGTCCAACCATCTGCATACGGTCTGCAGCTGTCAGGCCATAGCGGGTGGAAAGCCTCTTGCCGATGAAGTCCGGCTTCTGGGCGGAAACCATGCGGCCGAAGCCGGCATCATCAGGCGTCACGCGTCCATCGAATTCGGCATGGGTGACATAACCCTTTTCAAGCCGCAGCACGTTCAACGCCTCAAGCCCATAGGCGCAAATGCCATACGCCTTGCCGGACTCCATAACGGCGTCCGCAACACTCTCGCCATAACCGGCAGGAACAGCCAGTTCGTAGGCCAGCTCGCCAGAGAAGGAGATGCGGAAAAGACGCGCCTTGAGGCCGCCTTTCAGCGTTACCGCGCCAGCGGACAGATACGGAAACGCAGCGTTGGAAATATCGTCCTCGACCAGAACTTGCATGACCTCCCGCGCCTTCGGTCCGGCAATCGACATCTGCGCCCACTGATCGGTGACGGAGGTGAAGCGCACGTCGAGTTCCGGCCAAAGCACCTGGGCGCAATATTCCATATGGCTCAGCACGCCCACAGCAAGCCCGGTCGTCGTCGTCACGAAGAAATGGTTTTCACCGAAGCGGCTCACGGTGCCATCGTCATAGACGATGCCATCCTCGCGCAGCATCAGGCCGTAGCGCGCCTTGCCGACCGGCAGTTTCAGTATCGGATTGCAATAGAGCCTGTTCAGGAACTCAGCCGCATCCGTCCCGAAGACCTCGATCTTGCCCAGCGTCGAGACATCGCAGAGACCGACATTTTCGCGCACGTTCAGAACTTCGCGGTCCGTCGCCTGCCGCCACGTCTTCTCGCCCTCGCGCGGGAACCAAGATGAGCGATACCAGAGGCCGGCCTCGACAAAGACCGCCCCGTTGCGCTCAGCCCAGCCATGCAGCGGCGAAACCCGCTTGGGGGCTGCGTGCATGTCGCGCGCTGTGCCGGCCAGCGCCCCGAACGAAACCGGCGTGTAGAACGGCCGGAAGGTCGTGATACCGACTTCAGCGGGGCTGACGCCGCGCATGCCCGCCAGAATGCCGGCGGCGTTGACGCCGGAAAGTTTGCCCTGATCCGTCGCCATGCCATTGGTCGTATAGCGCTTGGCATGCTCTATATGGCCAAACCCCTCGCGCAGGGCGAGGCCAAGGTCGCGGGCATGAACATCGTTCTGGAAATCGACGAAGGCCTTCGACTTTGCACCCAGCACATACCAGAGCGCAGTGAAGGACGGATCGACCTCCTCGCCCACCGACGGCACGTCGAAAGTCGCAGCTGTAAAACCGAGATCGGCTGCGATTGCCCGCGCCTTCTCCGCGCCATCGACTAAGCAAGCGGACAGGGTGTAGCGACCGGCTGCGGCACCGGCAACCGAAAGTCCCGCACCCACATCCGGTGCCAGAAACGTATCGAGTTCCGCCGACCAGACAGGCCGCGCGCCGCGCTGGCAGGCGAGGTGGATCACCGGATTGGAGCCGCCGGACATGCCGATGGCGTCGCAGGCGATCACCTCCTCATAACCGGAGCGTTCAAAGACGAGCGAGTTTACACGCTGCCCGCCCGCTGTATCAACAATACCCGCGCCGCGGATGATGCGAACGTCCTTCAGGCCCTCGACATCAGGCGCATCCCGCCTCGTATCGATGATCGCCGCAATCCCCACGCCGCAGCGAACGAGATCCACGGCCGTCCGATAGCCGGCATTACCATTGGTGAAGACCGCGACGGACTTGCCGGCCGCGACGCCGAATCTGTTGGCATAAGTGCTGATCGCCCCCGCAGTCATCACGCCGGGGCGGTCATTGCCACCAAAAACCAGCGGCCGCTCCTCGGCCCCGGTTGCAAGTAGCGCCCGCTTCGCGGCGATGCGCCAAAGACGCTCCACCGGCAGCTTGGCAAGCGGCTCGGCGACATGCTTCTGCACCCGCTCCACCGCACCAAAGACATTGTCGTCGTACCAGCCGAAAACGGTGGTGCGCGGCATCAACGTCACGTTCGGCAGGGTCGCGAGTTCCGCAAGCGACGCCGTGGCAAAAGCAGCCGCCGATGCGCCGCCAATCGCCGTGCTCTCCGACAACAGCGCGCCGCCCATGCGAAAATCCTGCTCGGCCAGCACGACGCGCAGGCCAGCACGGCCGGCCGTCAGGGCCGCCGAAAGGCCGGTTGGCCCGGAGCCGACGATCAGTAGGTCGCAATGTGTCCACGACTTCTCATAGGTTTCCGGGTCGCGCTCCAGCACAGCACGGCCGAGGCCGGCTGCGCGGCGGATCACCGGCTCGTAGAGTTTTTCCCAGAATGCTGCCGGCCACATGAAGGTCTTGTAGTAGAAACCGGCCGACAGGAACGGCGACAGCAGATTGTTCAGTGCACCGACATCATGCTTCAGCGACGGCCAGCGGTTCTGGCTGCGCGCTTCCAGCCCGGCATAGAGCTCCATGACGGTTGCGCGCGAATTGGCATCCGTGCGGGCGCCGCGGCCAGTGGTCGTCAGCGCATTTGCCTCGGAAGGACCTGCCGTCACCAGCCCGCGGGGACGGTGATACTTGAAGCTGCGGGCAAGCAGCAGCTGGTCGTTTGCCAGAAGCGCCGAAGCGAGCGTATCGCCGGAATGGCCCTTGAAGCGCTTGCCGTCAAAGCGGAATTCGAGTGTCGTCGCGCGCTCGACAAGGCCCCCATGGGGAAGACGATACGCCGTCATCGACCACCACCCCGCGCAACGTCAGAACCGTCGCTCACCCCATAAACCTCGTGGGTAACGGTATCACGCTCGACGACGAGAAACCGCCGGCAGCCGAAGACATGCTGCCAGTGTTCGCGGGTGCGACCGCGGGGATTGGCGCGGATGTGGACGTATTCATGCCATGCCTCGTCGGATGCTTCCGGGTCCGGGCGCACGACGGAGGCATCGCCCCTGACGGTGAACTCTTCCTTCGGCCTGACGCCGCAATGCGGACAGTGAATAAGGCTTGCCATGAAACTCTCAGTGCAGGTTGGGCTGGGGACCAGCGCCATGTTCGTCGATCGGATAGCCCCGCTCGAAGCGATCGAGCCGCAGGAACCGCGCCGCAGGATGCGTTTCGCCCTTGGCGATCAGGTGGGCAAAACAGAAGCCGGAGGCCGGCGTCGCCTTGAAGCCGCCGTAGCACCAGCCGCAGTTCAGGTAGAGATTGTCGATATCCGTGCGGC
This genomic stretch from Pararhizobium capsulatum DSM 1112 harbors:
- a CDS encoding branched-chain amino acid ABC transporter permease, coding for MQYFVQQLVNGLTLGSIYGMIAIGYTMVYGIIGMINFAHGDIFMLGGFAALIVFLALTSLFAGVPVVLALLVMMLVAMLTAALWNWTIEKVAYRPLRGSFRLAPLITAIGVSIALSNFIQVTQGPRNKPIPPLVSSVYDVFGISISLKQIIIIVVTAVLLTIFWYIVNKTPLGRAQRATEQDRKMAALLGVDVDRTISVTFVMGAALAAVAGTMYLMYYGVVVFTDGFTPGVKAFTAAVLGGIGSLPGAVLGGLLIGLIESLWSAYFSIDYKDVATFSILAIVLIFKPSGILGRPEVEKV
- a CDS encoding GcvT family protein, with product MKSHARVVVIGGGVVGCSVLYHLTKFGWTDVVLVERSELTSGSTWHAAGGMHTINGDPNVAKLQKYTVELYKEIEDYSGQDIGLHMTSGLMLAATNERFDWMKSLLAKGKYAGGEATLISSREAYEMMPLLDPDQFVGAVFDPHEGHLDPYGTTHAYAKSAKKNGADIYLHTKVEDLVQREDGSWRVITNKGEIIAEHVVNCGGLWAREVGRMVGLELPVLAMEHMYLITEDMPEVIEFNETSGKELMHCVDFDGEIYIRQERNGMLMGTYEKACRPWSPITTPWDFGHELLAEDLERISSELEVGFRHFPAFNNAGIKKIINGPFTFSPDGNPLVGPVRGMTNFWSACAVMAGFSQGGGVGLALANWMIHGDPGFDVFAMDVCRYGDFATLGYTNAKVRENYSRRFSIRYPNEELPGARPFLTTPIYDKLKAEGAVFGASYGLEQPLWFAPADVEDAFSWRRSTDFETVGAEAKAVRDSVGLMETSGFAKYTITGKGAAAWLDRLLASRIPAPGRMVLAPMLKDDGKLIGDFTLACFGENDFLLIGSGIAEDYHMRWFESHLPEDGSVSLTALNAGLAGLSIAGPNSRAVIEKLTHLDMSDAAFPFMAIRRMDLGMAPAIVGRVSYTGDLGYEIWMKPEYQRYLFDLIMEAGKEFDIRLFGLRALNALRLDKSFGSWSREFRPLYGPLEAGLSRFVALSKETDFIGKAAAAKEKAEGGSLRLRTFVVDAKDADVIGDEPIALNGKVCGWVTSGGYAHASGVSVAIGYVPKEVAEEIDGWSIEILGEDLPARLQSQPLFDANGSRMRS
- a CDS encoding sarcosine oxidase subunit gamma; translated protein: MPFLSRHPLESKVDSGSSIRAVDHLEIPRSVEIVTVLSRQTDNATVIAGFAPAGDLVMRNVAPGEWLVLSHTDLPDSLQRRLAGLLTDIADVVDQSEGRVLLRLSGPNARRILAKGVAIDLDPSAFAVGQSANLRCGHVAVNFARSGENEFELVVFRSFTESLFEDLLVMGREFDLSYGFSSGLADPV
- a CDS encoding sarcosine oxidase subunit alpha family protein produces the protein MTAYRLPHGGLVERATTLEFRFDGKRFKGHSGDTLASALLANDQLLLARSFKYHRPRGLVTAGPSEANALTTTGRGARTDANSRATVMELYAGLEARSQNRWPSLKHDVGALNNLLSPFLSAGFYYKTFMWPAAFWEKLYEPVIRRAAGLGRAVLERDPETYEKSWTHCDLLIVGSGPTGLSAALTAGRAGLRVVLAEQDFRMGGALLSESTAIGGASAAAFATASLAELATLPNVTLMPRTTVFGWYDDNVFGAVERVQKHVAEPLAKLPVERLWRIAAKRALLATGAEERPLVFGGNDRPGVMTAGAISTYANRFGVAAGKSVAVFTNGNAGYRTAVDLVRCGVGIAAIIDTRRDAPDVEGLKDVRIIRGAGIVDTAGGQRVNSLVFERSGYEEVIACDAIGMSGGSNPVIHLACQRGARPVWSAELDTFLAPDVGAGLSVAGAAAGRYTLSACLVDGAEKARAIAADLGFTAATFDVPSVGEEVDPSFTALWYVLGAKSKAFVDFQNDVHARDLGLALREGFGHIEHAKRYTTNGMATDQGKLSGVNAAGILAGMRGVSPAEVGITTFRPFYTPVSFGALAGTARDMHAAPKRVSPLHGWAERNGAVFVEAGLWYRSSWFPREGEKTWRQATDREVLNVRENVGLCDVSTLGKIEVFGTDAAEFLNRLYCNPILKLPVGKARYGLMLREDGIVYDDGTVSRFGENHFFVTTTTGLAVGVLSHMEYCAQVLWPELDVRFTSVTDQWAQMSIAGPKAREVMQVLVEDDISNAAFPYLSAGAVTLKGGLKARLFRISFSGELAYELAVPAGYGESVADAVMESGKAYGICAYGLEALNVLRLEKGYVTHAEFDGRVTPDDAGFGRMVSAQKPDFIGKRLSTRYGLTAADRMQMVGLKPVEKDEPIRAGAHLLREGAKPSTINDQGYVSSAGFSPTLGHDIALAFLKSGRERYGERIVVWDRLKNEETVAEVCDPVFVDPESTKLKV
- a CDS encoding sarcosine oxidase subunit delta, with product MASLIHCPHCGVRPKEEFTVRGDASVVRPDPEASDEAWHEYVHIRANPRGRTREHWQHVFGCRRFLVVERDTVTHEVYGVSDGSDVARGGGR